One stretch of Methanobacteriaceae archaeon DNA includes these proteins:
- a CDS encoding hydrogenase iron-sulfur subunit: MAEDDVKIVMFCCNWCSYGGADTAGTARMQYPTNIRVIRVMCSGRIEPQFVLKAFREGADGVLVTGCHHGDCHYDAGNYKLDRRMRLIYKLAEEMGIGRDRIYHDWISASEGEKFADTVKMMVDRIKALGPSPLKEQIQAEA, translated from the coding sequence ATGGCTGAGGATGACGTAAAAATTGTAATGTTTTGTTGCAACTGGTGCTCCTATGGTGGGGCTGACACTGCTGGTACAGCAAGGATGCAATACCCGACAAATATCAGAGTAATTCGAGTAATGTGTTCTGGAAGAATTGAACCGCAGTTTGTTTTGAAGGCCTTCCGTGAAGGCGCAGATGGTGTTTTAGTAACTGGATGCCACCACGGTGACTGTCACTATGACGCAGGAAACTACAAACTTGATAGAAGAATGAGATTAATTTATAAACTTGCAGAAGAAATGGGAATTGGCAGAGATAGAATTTATCACGACTGGATTTCCGCTTCTGAGGGCGAAAAATTCGCGGATACCGTTAAAATGATGGTTGATCGAATAAAAGCTCTAGGACCATCCCCTTTAAAAGAACAAATTCAGGCTGAGGCCTAA
- the mvhG gene encoding F420-non-reducing hydrogenase subunit MvhG has product MAEKAKIGTMWLGGCSGCHLSIADFHEAILDVMELADFEFSPVLMDTKYDEVPELDVLIVEGGIRNEENRELAEMLREKAKFLISYGTCAVYGGIPGLGNLHSVDDLTQEAYINSPSTINPEGIIPNEEVPHLESRVRPLAEAIDVDLSVPGCPPRSDVVAQAVLGLLKGEAVELPSTNLCEVCPREKPPEGLAMDFIKRQFEIGKPEEELCLISQGLICMGPATLSLCGAECPTIAIQCRGCYGPTPKVQDQGAKMISAIASDYGIEQDKTVDPEEVADQLDDIVGTFYTYTLPAALVPVKMRKEGK; this is encoded by the coding sequence ATGGCCGAAAAAGCAAAAATAGGAACTATGTGGCTGGGCGGATGCTCTGGATGTCACTTGTCCATTGCTGATTTCCACGAAGCAATTTTAGATGTTATGGAATTGGCAGACTTCGAATTCAGCCCAGTTCTAATGGACACTAAATATGATGAAGTTCCAGAATTAGATGTTTTAATAGTTGAAGGTGGAATTCGAAACGAGGAAAACCGAGAATTAGCCGAAATGCTAAGAGAAAAAGCTAAGTTCCTAATTAGTTATGGAACTTGTGCGGTTTACGGTGGAATCCCAGGATTAGGAAACCTTCACTCTGTTGATGACTTAACTCAAGAAGCTTATATTAACTCCCCAAGTACTATTAACCCAGAAGGTATAATTCCTAATGAAGAAGTACCGCATCTGGAAAGCAGAGTAAGACCACTAGCTGAAGCAATAGATGTGGATTTATCCGTACCTGGATGTCCTCCACGATCTGATGTGGTTGCCCAAGCAGTATTGGGATTATTAAAAGGAGAAGCTGTGGAATTACCATCCACCAACCTGTGTGAAGTATGTCCAAGAGAAAAACCACCAGAAGGTTTAGCTATGGACTTCATCAAAAGACAGTTTGAAATTGGTAAACCAGAAGAAGAATTATGCCTAATCTCTCAAGGATTAATATGCATGGGACCAGCTACTCTATCATTATGTGGAGCAGAATGCCCAACTATTGCTATCCAATGTAGAGGATGTTACGGACCTACTCCTAAGGTTCAAGACCAAGGCGCAAAGATGATCAGTGCTATTGCTTCTGATTATGGGATCGAACAGGATAAGACTGTTGACCCAGAAGAGGTTGCTGATCAACTGGATGATATAGTAGGTACTTTTTACACTTACACACTCCCAGCTGCTTTAGTGCCAGTCAAAATGAGAAAGGAGGGTAAATAA
- the hmdC gene encoding 5,10-methenyltetrahydromethanopterin hydrogenase cofactor biosynthesis protein HmdC: protein MHDIIKDAINDLDAAWELSKLKKDPLEIIDAVSQLSRADAQKLGMNFKTFPLGCDLTEILAGTCASDLDKIDLIGNCVLSDSIGASIHVCAYAFADIAEANGMKPLDLIREVREATDVPMDLDHFGRFGPMRFPKEIIKCPGQCYMQGPPFDGCPRDRIHSRLFDKEEDGLADREEWIKLASSVAINLTSVQGGEGHAAPLDEAREVAELAKKHGKGIESIMFVGDGYDDLIAGFSTALEMGADVFVLEGGPFNQAPNRLDAFAKAITIARILVPGKIVATNGAYEDECRVGLRAGLNAIITGFPQNHHGYMCGYSPKTAKRGNFGLPRVMQIIREEINCGCGCGGQTQAPIGKGELEALTASVKVVGPENVYPKKIGDSVLGDAHWVCVAATPLYAKARVENTVSDIVKMVENGQIKDSVALFGGRFVSWAMAKELDGLVDEIIISDTDPWVEKVTVDNLRSELKTDIIQANSDDKKAYNDAQSSIITSTIPGLAQRLSKNLPGSITLV, encoded by the coding sequence ATGCATGATATTATTAAAGACGCAATTAATGATTTAGATGCTGCATGGGAGCTTTCTAAACTAAAAAAAGATCCTTTAGAAATCATAGACGCGGTTTCCCAGCTCAGCAGAGCAGATGCCCAAAAACTGGGAATGAACTTCAAAACATTCCCTTTAGGATGTGATTTGACTGAAATTTTGGCGGGAACATGCGCCTCTGACTTGGATAAAATTGATTTAATAGGTAATTGTGTTCTATCAGATAGTATTGGGGCATCTATTCATGTGTGTGCCTATGCATTTGCTGATATTGCTGAGGCCAATGGGATGAAACCTCTGGATTTAATCAGGGAAGTAAGAGAGGCCACAGACGTCCCAATGGATTTAGATCATTTTGGCCGTTTTGGACCTATGAGGTTTCCTAAAGAGATTATTAAATGTCCTGGACAGTGTTATATGCAGGGCCCTCCATTTGATGGCTGTCCTAGGGACAGAATTCATTCCCGGCTTTTTGATAAAGAGGAAGATGGGTTGGCCGATAGGGAAGAATGGATAAAGCTAGCCTCTTCGGTGGCTATTAATTTAACCTCTGTTCAGGGAGGAGAAGGCCATGCTGCACCTCTAGATGAAGCGCGTGAAGTTGCAGAGCTGGCCAAAAAACATGGAAAAGGTATCGAATCTATAATGTTTGTAGGGGATGGATATGATGATTTGATAGCTGGTTTTAGCACGGCTTTGGAAATGGGGGCTGATGTTTTCGTCTTAGAAGGAGGCCCCTTCAATCAGGCTCCAAACCGACTAGATGCTTTTGCCAAGGCCATTACCATTGCTAGAATACTAGTTCCTGGAAAAATAGTGGCTACCAATGGTGCCTATGAAGATGAATGCCGTGTAGGATTAAGAGCAGGACTCAATGCTATTATTACGGGTTTCCCTCAAAATCACCATGGATATATGTGCGGATATTCTCCTAAAACTGCTAAAAGAGGTAATTTTGGTCTTCCACGGGTTATGCAAATTATCCGAGAAGAGATTAATTGTGGCTGCGGATGTGGTGGGCAAACTCAAGCCCCAATTGGAAAAGGCGAGCTGGAGGCCCTGACTGCCTCTGTAAAAGTTGTTGGTCCTGAAAATGTTTATCCTAAAAAGATTGGAGATTCAGTTTTAGGAGATGCCCATTGGGTATGTGTGGCAGCAACACCCCTTTATGCCAAGGCCCGTGTGGAAAATACGGTTTCAGATATTGTTAAAATGGTTGAAAATGGTCAAATAAAAGATTCTGTGGCCCTATTTGGTGGAAGATTTGTTTCTTGGGCCATGGCCAAGGAACTAGATGGCTTGGTGGATGAAATTATTATTAGTGACACTGATCCTTGGGTAGAAAAAGTCACGGTTGATAATCTTAGATCTGAATTGAAAACGGATATTATTCAAGCAAACTCTGATGATAAAAAAGCTTATAATGATGCTCAAAGTTCAATTATAACTTCCACGATTCCAGGGTTGGCCCAGAGATTATCTAAAAATCTCCCAGGATCTATAACTCTGGTTTAA
- the hmdB gene encoding 5,10-methenyltetrahydromethanopterin hydrogenase cofactor biosynthesis protein HmdB yields the protein MIEKILNKSLECENLQKEELLKLFNVTSPEEIQLVMDTAATIRDQKSKKIKLTSTVHLTNVCQVTPKCKYCGFAARTSSEGYYHPFYKKEDEILKAALSVENSGIPRISCSGAHGYHGQQAVTAAKVVKENTSLELLVNVGSDLNTESLNELSHYETDTVCCNLETVNESIFNELKPGEKLKNRIKICEMVSELDLELSSGLLIGLGESYEDRVNHLFFLKQFSSLGEIPIMGFNPYQDTPMASHPPCSLEEQMKTIAITRIMYHDIRITVPTPTIGPENVKYSLMAGADNLATVIPDHYPSHVKGVGSPAYGNLKEVVKVVESMGLKIEYLNASK from the coding sequence TTGATAGAAAAAATCCTTAATAAATCATTGGAATGTGAAAATCTTCAGAAAGAGGAGTTACTAAAACTATTTAATGTGACTTCACCTGAAGAAATTCAACTAGTCATGGATACAGCGGCTACCATCCGAGACCAGAAAAGCAAAAAAATCAAACTCACCTCAACTGTGCATCTTACCAATGTCTGCCAGGTGACACCTAAATGCAAATACTGTGGTTTTGCAGCCCGTACCTCATCTGAAGGATACTATCATCCATTTTATAAAAAAGAGGATGAAATTTTGAAAGCCGCACTTTCAGTGGAAAATTCTGGTATCCCTCGGATTAGCTGTTCCGGAGCCCACGGTTACCATGGCCAACAAGCAGTAACTGCTGCTAAAGTAGTTAAGGAGAATACATCCTTAGAACTTCTGGTAAATGTAGGATCTGATTTAAATACTGAATCCTTAAATGAACTTTCTCATTATGAAACAGATACTGTGTGCTGCAATCTGGAAACCGTGAATGAAAGCATTTTCAATGAACTAAAGCCAGGTGAAAAACTCAAAAACCGGATAAAAATCTGTGAAATGGTAAGTGAACTTGATCTGGAACTTTCATCTGGGCTTTTAATTGGGCTAGGAGAATCATACGAAGACCGAGTAAATCATTTATTTTTCCTTAAACAATTTTCAAGTCTGGGAGAAATACCCATTATGGGATTCAATCCTTATCAAGACACACCAATGGCCAGTCACCCCCCATGTTCTCTTGAAGAACAAATGAAAACCATAGCCATTACTCGAATAATGTACCATGATATTAGAATTACCGTTCCTACACCGACTATTGGGCCAGAAAATGTTAAATATTCTTTAATGGCCGGTGCAGATAATTTAGCTACGGTGATTCCAGACCATTACCCATCTCATGTTAAAGGTGTGGGTTCCCCAGCTTATGGAAATCTTAAAGAAGTAGTTAAAGTTGTAGAATCAATGGGGCTTAAAATAGAATATCTAAATGCGTCAAAATAA
- the mvhB gene encoding polyferredoxin protein MvhB: protein MIVVNKEDCIKCGACQGTCPTAAIEVTPSNVIYCDICGGDPKCVATCPQDALKVESMVMDEEGTTQERIVFNPVKCNECGDCVDVCPPQTLKLEEGKVQKIPLQGFCVMCQKCVDICPVDVIGIDGIKEPAHKELNIEGAIFIADCVGCGMCVPECPVDAITLPEIGGVIDIDEDTCIKCGVCSQTCPWNAVFISGKKPEKRTKDMKKFELDAETCIGCNSCLEACPGDFIVAKDSNLTVELPAICTACGLCEKICPVDAIDLEVELGPAKPASEEGLVYDAEKCDFIGGCANICPNDAIRVVTKTGMQLPEQVKVDAESSYSMCTRCGACTMACPKDALSLVEMDKVVDGQVVKRKRVQYNPSLCDECGDCVDVCPYNMLKITEDKVPLKGFCILCDQCIPACPKNALSLK from the coding sequence ATGATAGTAGTCAATAAAGAAGACTGCATTAAATGTGGAGCCTGTCAAGGTACCTGCCCCACCGCAGCCATAGAAGTAACACCAAGCAATGTTATTTACTGTGATATATGTGGCGGAGATCCTAAGTGTGTAGCTACCTGTCCTCAGGATGCTTTAAAAGTCGAATCCATGGTTATGGATGAAGAAGGTACCACTCAAGAACGGATCGTTTTCAATCCAGTTAAGTGTAATGAATGTGGCGACTGTGTAGATGTCTGCCCTCCTCAAACATTGAAATTGGAAGAAGGAAAAGTCCAGAAGATCCCACTGCAAGGTTTCTGTGTAATGTGCCAGAAATGCGTTGACATCTGCCCGGTAGATGTTATTGGTATTGATGGTATCAAGGAACCTGCTCATAAGGAATTGAATATCGAAGGAGCTATTTTCATTGCTGACTGTGTCGGCTGTGGAATGTGCGTCCCTGAATGTCCAGTAGATGCTATAACTCTCCCAGAAATTGGTGGAGTTATTGATATCGATGAGGACACCTGTATTAAATGTGGTGTCTGTTCCCAGACCTGCCCATGGAATGCAGTATTCATTTCTGGTAAAAAACCTGAAAAACGTACCAAAGACATGAAGAAGTTCGAATTGGACGCGGAAACTTGTATAGGATGTAATTCCTGTCTAGAAGCCTGTCCTGGAGACTTCATCGTAGCTAAGGATTCTAACCTTACTGTGGAACTACCTGCAATCTGTACTGCTTGTGGTTTATGTGAGAAGATTTGTCCTGTGGATGCTATTGATCTGGAAGTTGAACTGGGACCTGCTAAACCTGCCAGTGAAGAAGGCCTCGTTTATGATGCTGAGAAATGTGATTTCATCGGAGGTTGTGCCAACATCTGTCCAAACGACGCTATTCGGGTAGTTACCAAGACTGGTATGCAATTACCAGAACAGGTAAAAGTAGACGCAGAATCATCATACTCCATGTGTACCCGGTGCGGTGCATGTACTATGGCCTGTCCAAAAGATGCTTTATCTTTAGTGGAAATGGACAAAGTCGTGGATGGTCAAGTTGTCAAAAGGAAAAGGGTTCAGTACAATCCTTCTCTGTGTGATGAATGCGGTGATTGTGTCGACGTATGTCCATACAACATGCTGAAAATCACTGAAGACAAAGTACCACTCAAAGGTTTCTGTATCCTTTGTGACCAGTGCATACCTGCCTGCCCAAAGAATGCATTGTCTTTAAAATAA
- the mvhA gene encoding F420-non-reducing hydrogenase subunit MvhA, protein MVKLTMEPVTRIEGHAKITVHLDDAGNVEDTRLHVMEFRGFEKFMQGRPVEEAARIVPRICGICDVQHHLAAAKAADQCYGFQDDEILPAAYKMRELMNWGSFMHSHALHFYFLAAPDFIAGKDRKTRNVFQIIKDAPDLALQAIQLRKNGLDIVKAVGGRPIHPTSSTPGGISTELDAETQKDLLGKAQQNVELAQATLDLAIPIFEENIDLVNTLGNIETRHTGLVNDGVWDVYNGDVRIKEKDGSIFREFKSNEYLDTVAEHVKPYSWLKFPYIKELGYPEGIYRVSPLSRLNVADKMPDAAPLAQQRFTEFHDAFGYGQQTLLYHWARLIEMLAAAECAADALEGDLSGQKFPDAIERQAGEGVGIVEAPRGTLIHHYKTDDDGLMTDVNIVVATIQNNPAMEMGIQKVAKDYIKPGVEVDDKIFNLMEMVIRAYDPCLSCATHTIDSQMRLATLEVFDKQGNLIKQI, encoded by the coding sequence ATGGTAAAACTCACTATGGAACCTGTAACTCGTATTGAAGGGCACGCAAAAATTACAGTGCACCTGGACGACGCCGGAAACGTGGAAGACACCCGTCTACACGTTATGGAATTTAGAGGTTTCGAAAAATTCATGCAGGGCAGACCTGTAGAAGAAGCAGCACGGATAGTACCTCGTATTTGTGGTATCTGTGATGTTCAGCACCACTTGGCTGCGGCCAAAGCTGCAGACCAGTGCTACGGATTCCAAGATGATGAAATCTTGCCTGCCGCTTATAAAATGAGAGAACTAATGAACTGGGGTTCATTTATGCACTCTCACGCGCTTCACTTCTACTTCTTAGCTGCTCCTGATTTTATTGCTGGAAAAGATAGAAAAACCAGAAACGTATTCCAAATTATTAAAGATGCTCCTGATTTAGCTCTACAAGCTATTCAACTCAGGAAAAACGGTCTAGATATTGTTAAAGCTGTTGGTGGACGACCTATTCACCCAACTTCATCCACTCCGGGTGGTATCTCCACTGAACTGGATGCTGAAACTCAAAAAGACTTACTTGGAAAAGCTCAACAGAACGTCGAATTAGCCCAAGCTACTTTAGATTTAGCTATACCAATATTTGAAGAAAATATTGACTTGGTTAACACTTTAGGTAACATTGAAACTCGACACACTGGTTTAGTTAATGATGGTGTATGGGATGTTTACAACGGTGATGTACGGATTAAAGAAAAAGACGGAAGCATTTTCCGTGAATTCAAATCCAACGAGTACTTAGACACTGTTGCTGAGCACGTTAAACCTTACTCTTGGTTAAAATTCCCTTACATCAAGGAACTAGGATACCCAGAAGGTATTTACCGGGTTTCCCCATTATCCAGATTAAATGTTGCTGATAAAATGCCAGACGCTGCACCATTAGCTCAACAACGCTTCACGGAATTCCATGATGCTTTTGGCTATGGTCAACAAACCTTACTTTACCACTGGGCACGTCTCATAGAAATGTTAGCTGCTGCAGAATGTGCTGCTGACGCTCTAGAAGGAGATTTATCTGGACAAAAATTCCCAGACGCTATCGAAAGACAAGCTGGTGAAGGTGTAGGAATTGTAGAAGCACCTCGTGGAACTTTAATACACCACTACAAAACTGATGATGACGGCCTCATGACCGACGTCAACATTGTAGTTGCAACCATCCAGAATAACCCTGCTATGGAAATGGGTATTCAGAAAGTTGCTAAAGACTACATTAAGCCTGGTGTAGAAGTAGACGACAAGATCTTCAACTTAATGGAAATGGTTATCAGAGCATACGACCCATGTCTATCCTGTGCTACCCACACCATCGACAGCCAAATGAGACTTGCCACCTTAGAAGTGTTTGACAAACAGGGTAACCTAATCAAACAAATATAA